A genome region from Solirubrobacter pauli includes the following:
- a CDS encoding alpha/beta hydrolase: protein MLRRGLLLGLVCALWMTASAQAQGLTITNQQALSPRLTQYTATSTALGKATSIRVLLPQGYDADSARTYPVLLLLHGCCDDYRSWVDKGRAEQLSAPYPLIVVMPDGGSAGWYSDPHEGGTPRYETYAFDELLPWVDQAFRTTGKRAVAGLSMGGFGALKYAARHPGVFEAAASYSGVADAPSFAANGYANLIPDSVWGPRATDLARWREHNPLDLAANLRGLKLIELRTGNGQPGPLDTRTSRDNLEFEVSKENAALHARLDELQIPHVYDDYGPGVHDWPYWARGLEQTLRNLVAVFPATTETTVGGTVSATLSLQLDAVPSFGAFTPGVARTYAVTSKATVTSTAGDATLSVGDGRLTNGTFTLAQPVRVNGTPAPGTVKAWTAPTTAERVDLTFEQPIAADEPLRTGTYSTTLTFTLSTTAP from the coding sequence ACGAACCAGCAGGCGTTGAGCCCACGGCTCACGCAGTACACGGCGACGAGCACGGCGCTCGGCAAGGCGACGAGCATCCGGGTGCTGCTGCCGCAGGGCTACGACGCGGACAGCGCGCGCACGTACCCGGTGCTGCTCCTGCTGCACGGCTGCTGCGACGACTACCGGTCGTGGGTGGACAAGGGCCGCGCGGAGCAGCTCAGCGCCCCGTACCCGCTGATCGTCGTGATGCCCGACGGCGGCAGCGCCGGCTGGTACAGCGACCCGCACGAGGGCGGAACGCCACGCTACGAGACGTACGCGTTCGACGAGCTGCTGCCGTGGGTCGACCAGGCATTCCGCACCACCGGCAAGCGCGCGGTCGCGGGCCTGAGCATGGGCGGCTTCGGCGCGCTCAAGTACGCGGCGCGCCACCCCGGCGTGTTCGAGGCGGCGGCGAGCTACAGCGGCGTCGCCGACGCGCCCTCGTTCGCGGCCAACGGCTACGCGAACCTCATCCCCGACAGCGTGTGGGGCCCGCGGGCGACGGACCTCGCGCGCTGGCGGGAGCACAACCCGCTCGACCTGGCCGCGAACCTGCGCGGCCTGAAGCTGATCGAGCTGCGCACGGGCAACGGCCAGCCGGGCCCGCTGGACACCCGCACGAGCCGGGACAACCTCGAGTTCGAGGTCTCCAAGGAGAACGCCGCGCTGCACGCCAGGCTCGACGAGCTCCAGATCCCGCACGTCTACGACGACTACGGGCCCGGAGTGCACGACTGGCCGTACTGGGCGCGCGGGCTCGAGCAGACGCTGCGCAACCTCGTCGCCGTCTTCCCGGCCACCACCGAGACGACGGTGGGCGGCACGGTGTCCGCCACGCTCAGCCTTCAGCTGGACGCGGTGCCGAGCTTCGGCGCGTTCACGCCCGGCGTCGCCCGCACGTACGCGGTGACCTCGAAGGCCACGGTCACGTCGACCGCCGGCGACGCGACCCTGTCCGTCGGCGACGGCCGCCTCACCAACGGCACGTTCACGCTCGCGCAGCCCGTGCGCGTGAACGGGACGCCCGCGCCCGGCACGGTCAAGGCCTGGACGGCGCCCACGACCGCCGAACGCGTGGACCTCACGTTCGAGCAGCCGATCGCCGCGGACGAGCCGCTGCGCACCGGCACGTACAGCACGACGCTGACGTTCACGCTCTCCACCACAGCGCCATGA